A region from the Candidatus Delongbacteria bacterium genome encodes:
- a CDS encoding DNA adenine methylase: MNLSRGISMHFLTVEAALFPELTAQAAGAPTHGVQYIGNKRKLLDWIREQIPEGVKTVVDAFAGGGSVSYMLKREGFQVHSNDSLHWPHHIARAILVNQTEQVTDEEIDALCQPNPTAGTFVRDHYKDKFWKAEIHGVIDEVRENVDALKGFKKDLALAALGATMLSARGWFPQFTTSKVSEDGYSPEQFHKRLGEVIRRLNSMVLDGPTCTAQRLDVREFLPKVKADLAYFDPPYVTEFSAANYSANYHVVDAVMVKGEGRTPNADSVTRMEKTQGDLTKANIAAFFQEVFASAEHIPDWILSYRDHSYPTESEMQALFEKAGRELRLETKDFSYGSLAGKNRDQAPAKAKEYLFVGTTKKDKAANPANPKEDDVKDREPVDAAAIAAMAAAASDKAHRAVGARMTARLVAGRVVAVADAKPEGGEDHEIAFVLCHAGTNKNGDHFTVEELKAAAPSAAGVKINLKHGQKAQDIVGKTESAAYEETEGGRVVCAGKLFTGSDELAAKARKLIHEDLITKVSMECSYAEGECSICGHKHVAVADRCEHLKKSKGQQLDGKDVFEILHGVTFTGAGLLEGYEPADPKADITSMASEPDGLMRAVSYGGDIGSSKPETVRQVLIQQEIRDDLWRAWDAFHIVTNTLVDQFAAEAVTLEDTSAKIRQAASDTADRVIQILTTISKETGNMDPNKDQQASQKALKDMSHEELLRHAEELAGLNTDLASKVQAAEDEKAKSAATKAAEALVVLMEKKGRTFADDAARVAEIEKLAALSDEARKAVEDTWSALPDKSGAPDKTAPTEEEAAAAAAGGSAAAAVQGQLRANASTTPATEGDPAPKGLKDKLTDGFQAIYAERLASERGEISE, translated from the coding sequence ATGAACCTAAGTCGCGGGATTTCCATGCACTTCCTGACCGTCGAAGCCGCCCTCTTCCCCGAGCTGACCGCCCAGGCCGCCGGGGCGCCGACGCATGGCGTCCAGTACATCGGGAACAAGCGCAAGCTGTTGGACTGGATCCGCGAGCAGATCCCGGAGGGCGTGAAGACCGTCGTGGACGCCTTCGCCGGTGGTGGCAGCGTCAGCTACATGCTGAAACGCGAGGGCTTCCAGGTCCACTCCAACGACAGCCTCCACTGGCCCCACCACATCGCCCGGGCCATCCTCGTCAACCAGACTGAGCAGGTGACGGACGAGGAGATCGACGCCCTCTGCCAGCCCAACCCCACCGCCGGCACCTTCGTACGCGACCACTACAAGGACAAGTTCTGGAAGGCCGAGATCCACGGCGTCATCGACGAGGTGCGCGAGAACGTCGACGCCTTGAAGGGCTTCAAGAAGGATCTGGCCCTGGCGGCCCTGGGCGCCACCATGCTCTCGGCCCGCGGCTGGTTTCCGCAGTTCACCACTAGCAAGGTCAGCGAGGACGGCTACTCGCCTGAGCAGTTCCACAAGCGCCTGGGCGAGGTCATCCGGCGCCTGAACTCCATGGTGCTGGACGGGCCCACCTGCACGGCGCAGCGCCTGGACGTGCGCGAGTTCCTGCCCAAGGTCAAGGCCGACCTGGCCTATTTCGACCCGCCCTACGTGACCGAGTTCAGCGCGGCCAACTACAGCGCCAACTACCACGTCGTGGACGCGGTGATGGTGAAGGGCGAGGGGCGCACGCCCAACGCCGACAGTGTCACTCGGATGGAGAAAACCCAGGGCGACCTGACCAAGGCCAACATCGCGGCCTTCTTCCAGGAAGTCTTTGCCTCAGCCGAGCACATCCCGGACTGGATCCTCTCCTACCGCGACCACAGCTATCCCACCGAGAGCGAGATGCAGGCGCTCTTCGAGAAGGCCGGGCGCGAGCTCCGCCTGGAGACCAAGGACTTCTCCTATGGCAGCCTGGCCGGCAAGAACCGGGACCAGGCCCCGGCTAAGGCCAAGGAGTACCTGTTCGTCGGAACGACGAAGAAGGACAAGGCGGCCAACCCTGCCAATCCCAAGGAGGATGACGTGAAGGACAGAGAGCCCGTGGACGCCGCGGCCATTGCCGCGATGGCGGCCGCAGCCTCGGACAAGGCCCACCGAGCGGTGGGCGCCCGCATGACGGCGCGCCTGGTTGCCGGTCGGGTGGTGGCCGTGGCGGATGCCAAGCCGGAGGGCGGCGAGGACCATGAGATCGCCTTTGTGCTCTGCCACGCCGGCACCAACAAGAACGGCGACCACTTCACGGTCGAGGAGCTGAAGGCCGCTGCGCCCAGCGCCGCCGGCGTCAAGATCAATCTCAAGCACGGCCAGAAGGCCCAGGACATCGTGGGCAAGACCGAGAGCGCGGCCTACGAGGAGACGGAGGGCGGGCGCGTCGTCTGCGCGGGAAAGCTCTTCACGGGCAGCGACGAGCTGGCGGCCAAGGCCAGGAAGCTCATCCACGAGGATCTGATCACCAAGGTCTCGATGGAGTGCTCGTACGCCGAGGGCGAATGCTCCATCTGCGGCCACAAGCACGTGGCCGTGGCCGACCGGTGCGAGCACCTGAAGAAATCCAAGGGCCAGCAGCTGGACGGCAAGGACGTCTTCGAGATCCTGCACGGCGTGACCTTCACGGGTGCCGGCCTGCTGGAGGGCTACGAGCCCGCCGACCCCAAGGCCGACATCACCTCCATGGCGAGCGAGCCGGACGGCCTAATGCGCGCCGTGTCCTACGGCGGTGACATCGGCAGCTCCAAGCCCGAGACCGTGCGCCAGGTGCTGATCCAGCAGGAGATCCGGGATGATCTCTGGCGCGCCTGGGATGCCTTCCACATCGTCACCAACACGCTGGTCGACCAGTTCGCGGCGGAAGCCGTCACGCTGGAGGACACCAGTGCGAAGATCCGCCAGGCCGCCAGCGACACGGCGGATCGCGTGATCCAGATCCTGACCACCATCAGCAAGGAGACGGGCAACATGGACCCGAACAAGGACCAGCAGGCCTCCCAGAAGGCCCTGAAGGACATGAGCCACGAGGAGCTGCTCCGTCATGCCGAGGAGCTGGCGGGCCTCAATACGGACCTGGCCAGCAAGGTCCAAGCGGCCGAGGACGAGAAGGCCAAGAGTGCGGCCACGAAGGCGGCCGAGGCCCTGGTGGTCCTGATGGAGAAAAAGGGCCGCACGTTCGCAGACGACGCGGCGCGCGTGGCCGAGATCGAGAAGCTGGCGGCCCTGTCCGACGAGGCGCGCAAGGCCGTCGAGGACACCTGGAGTGCGCTGCCTGACAAGTCAGGTGCGCCCGACAAGACGGCTCCCACCGAGGAGGAGGCCGCGGCAGCCGCCGCCGGGGGCAGTGCGGCAGCCGCCGTCCAGGGGCAGCTGCGCGCCAATGCCAGCACAACCCCTGCCACGGAGGGCGACCCCGCGCCCAAGGGCCTGAAGGACAAGCTCACGGACGGCTTCCAGGCCATCTACGCCGAGCGGCTGGCCAGCGAGCGCGGCGAGATCAGCGAGTAG
- a CDS encoding DUF262 domain-containing protein produces the protein MNLKETKTLAQEIEESEEQVDQPLSADPGEDVIDDQFAKQPFRVVYQTNNFLLPQIAALIEDGEDITLRPEYQRRLRWTNKQKSLLIESLLLNIPIPPVFLYENDLARYEVMDGQQRLNAIREFLSNQFSLRGLQIISSLNGKPYARLPPKVKRSLDRASISAVVLLQESQGKIKSATGNRFYELRRFVFERLNTGGRRLTAQEIRNAIYGGEFNKLIVQLSRDSTFTRIWGIPPYVGANPNDYYEDEARQGNSLYKTMGDCQLVLRFFALENEVQIQGSLKAMLDRCMERNINTSVEDCRVLGERYLGVLRLADSLFDGMPFSFRTSEEEYRPLAGIYDGVMVALSEIIQHEERLIANKSAVQQKYAQLVNSTSHRGALTGVASTSADIKGRIDIFRNLFAEFI, from the coding sequence GTGAATCTCAAAGAAACCAAAACTCTCGCCCAGGAAATCGAAGAGTCTGAAGAGCAGGTAGACCAGCCGCTCTCCGCTGACCCTGGTGAAGACGTCATTGACGACCAATTCGCAAAACAGCCTTTTCGCGTAGTTTATCAGACGAACAACTTTCTTCTGCCACAGATTGCTGCACTAATAGAAGATGGCGAAGACATCACATTACGTCCTGAATATCAGCGTAGGCTGCGCTGGACGAACAAGCAGAAGTCTTTGTTGATAGAATCCCTCCTACTAAACATACCGATTCCACCCGTTTTCCTTTATGAAAACGACTTAGCACGCTACGAGGTCATGGATGGCCAACAGCGACTAAATGCGATTCGCGAGTTTCTGAGCAACCAGTTCTCCCTTCGTGGCCTCCAGATCATCTCGTCGCTGAACGGCAAGCCATATGCGCGCCTACCACCCAAGGTGAAGCGCAGTCTCGATCGAGCATCAATCTCCGCAGTGGTGCTGTTGCAGGAGTCTCAAGGCAAGATCAAGAGCGCTACTGGAAATCGGTTCTATGAACTTCGACGCTTTGTCTTCGAGCGCCTCAATACTGGTGGCAGACGACTGACAGCACAAGAGATTCGGAATGCTATCTACGGCGGCGAATTCAATAAGTTAATCGTTCAACTCTCACGCGATTCCACATTCACGCGCATTTGGGGAATTCCCCCGTACGTGGGCGCTAATCCTAACGATTACTACGAAGACGAAGCCCGTCAGGGTAACTCATTGTACAAGACAATGGGTGATTGCCAGCTGGTTCTTCGCTTCTTTGCCCTGGAAAACGAGGTTCAAATCCAAGGCTCGCTCAAAGCGATGCTTGATCGATGCATGGAGCGAAACATTAACACTTCAGTGGAAGATTGTCGCGTGTTAGGCGAGAGGTATCTAGGAGTCCTTCGCCTGGCTGACTCTCTATTCGACGGTATGCCATTCTCGTTCCGAACTAGTGAAGAGGAGTATCGACCCCTTGCTGGGATCTACGATGGTGTGATGGTTGCGCTAAGTGAAATTATCCAGCATGAGGAACGACTCATCGCAAATAAAAGTGCCGTTCAGCAGAAATACGCTCAGCTCGTCAACTCCACAAGCCATCGTGGCGCACTAACTGGTGTCGCAAGCACTTCGGCAGACATTAAAGGTCGCATCGACATCTTCCGCAATCTGTTTGCCGAGTTCATCTGA
- a CDS encoding HEPN domain-containing protein — MALVFLASSYEEFVREEISECARLLCSKYPSLPDPVRHKIRNSYWTTTLQRLSRDKNILTKSNPQTPDTTVLTKIRPMLDAAQLFVISDDPSRLDAATTVHHSNNFRPRVVDEISARVGISDLVKRTAEGTRVKKYFGVATAAEAANFLRPKLDEFYDRRNEIVHSLSSTAGYGVDYVLDWITMFDAVADSMKNALSRAISTW, encoded by the coding sequence ATGGCCTTGGTGTTCCTTGCCTCTAGTTATGAGGAATTTGTTCGCGAAGAAATTTCAGAGTGCGCTCGCTTGCTCTGTAGCAAGTACCCATCACTACCGGATCCAGTCCGCCACAAGATCCGTAACTCGTACTGGACGACAACGCTTCAACGGCTAAGCCGCGACAAGAACATTCTCACAAAATCGAATCCCCAGACGCCGGATACCACTGTTCTGACAAAGATCCGTCCCATGCTCGATGCCGCGCAACTTTTTGTGATCAGCGACGACCCGTCTAGACTTGATGCAGCTACGACAGTACATCACAGCAATAACTTCCGCCCAAGAGTAGTGGATGAAATTTCGGCCCGCGTTGGGATCAGTGATCTAGTCAAAAGAACTGCCGAAGGAACGAGGGTAAAGAAGTATTTCGGAGTTGCAACAGCTGCGGAGGCCGCAAACTTCCTTCGCCCAAAGCTCGACGAGTTCTACGATCGTCGAAACGAGATTGTTCACTCACTTAGCTCTACCGCAGGCTATGGCGTCGACTACGTGTTGGACTGGATCACGATGTTCGATGCGGTAGCTGACTCGATGAAAAACGCGTTGTCGAGGGCAATCTCAACTTGGTAG